Proteins from a single region of Dictyostelium discoideum AX4 chromosome 5 chromosome, whole genome shotgun sequence:
- the trmu gene encoding tRNA -methyltransferase (Similar to 5-methylaminomethyl-2-thiouridylate) has product MINNINRIKKTYNTFLNVNKLRYSTSIISSNILENDNNNIDDFEQVLKSTKVRMPTSALLLPKKPKVCIGMSGGVDSTITAKLLKLQGFDVTGVFIKSWDEVEDTGRCQGERDWKDALEASNFLDIPMYKADFVKDYWNRVFVDFLKDYKNGLTPNPDVWCNREIKFDLFFDFAKENFGVDYIATGHYSNLYYGEENVGDNNNNNLQLHRAIDKNKDQTFFLCMTKGERLKQAIFPIGGFTKENIVSFAKTIPNFSKITSKKSSRGICFIGKRPLPDFLSQYMTLKPGDFFDISTNSFIKGKKHKGSVCYTMGQKANIDSLSERYFIVRSDIERNIVYVCPESQFDQFSLYYEFNTHSFNWINEIPTEVKSEQGFKGRGICRHRGDVVNLTIKDTGKTSPIDGSVIYSVNLDQPLRSVASGQILCLFDRNTDRCFGGGVINSSPLYNPTQF; this is encoded by the exons ATGataaacaatataaatagaataaaGAAAACTTAtaatacatttttaaatgttaataaattaagaTATTCAACCTCAATAATatcttcaaatattttagaaaatgataataataatattgatgattttgaacAGGTTTTAAAGAGTACAAAAGTAAGAATGCCAACATCAgctttattattaccaaagaAACCTAAAGTTTGTATTGGTATGTCTGGTGGCGTAGATTCAACAATTACtgcaaaattattaaaattacaggGTTTTGATGTTACTggtgtttttattaaaagttgGGATGAAGTTGAAGATACTGGTAGATGCCAAGGCGAACGTGATTGGAAAGATGCTTTAGAAGCttcaaattttttagatATACCAATGTATAaa gcAGATTTTGTAAAAGATTATTGGAATAGAGTTTTtgtagattttttaaaagattataaaaATGGGTTGACCCCAAATCCAGATGTATGGTGTAatagagaaattaaatttgatttattttttgattttgcaAAAGAGAATTTTGGTGTTGATTATATTGCAACAGGTCATTATTCAAATCTATATTATGGTGAAGAAAAtgttggtgataataataataataatttacaattacatagagcaattgataaaaataaagatcaaACATTCTTTTTATGTATGACAAAAGGTGAAAGATTAAAACAAGCAATCTTCCCAATTGGTGGATTTACAAAGGAAAATATTGTTTCATTTGCAAAAACTATACCAAATTTCTCAAAAATTAcatcaaaaaaatcaagTAGAGGAATTTGTTTCATTGGAAAAAGACCTTTACCTGATTTTCTATCACAATATATGACTTTAAAACCTGGAGATTTCTTTGATATTTCAACAAACTCATTCATTAAAGGTAAAAAACACAAAGGTTCAGTTTGTTATACAATGGGTCAAAAAGCAAATATTGATTCTTTATCAGAAAG gtaTTTTATAGTTAGATCAGATATTGAAAGAAATATTGTATATGTTTGTCCAGAATCACAATTTGATCAATTTTCACTTTATTATGAATTTAATACACATTCATTCAATTGGATAAATGAAATACCGACTGAAGTTAAATCAGAACAAGGTTTTAAAGGAAGAGGAATTTGTAGACATCGTGGTGATGTAGttaatttaacaattaaaGATACTGGTAAAACTTCACCAATAGATGGTAGTGTTATTTATTCTGTTAATTTAGATCAACCATTAAGAAGTGTCGCCTCTGGTCAAATACTTTGTCTTTTTGATAGAAATACTGATAGATgttttggtggtggtgtaatTAACTCTTCTCCATTATATAATCCAAcccaattttaa
- the mrpl3 gene encoding ribosomal protein L3, mitochondrial translates to MDKISQVMRKMPINGFSNNIISMNQRNGKASYAGTWIIPKPSFGQKAMEAPFRRDTKSGWTKVSHRVGAIGKKVGMLTTYIGDIAYPVTVIQLPNNQVTQIKRKVNDGVDMIQVGADEIKLKNVSKTLQGHFAKANVPPKRVLMEFRVTRNAMNLELGTPILPKHFLPGQLITVKGTNTGKGFAGGMKRWHFSGQPATHGVSLTHRAIGSTGCRQTPGRVFKGRKMPGRLGGKSCTVKNLQVLKINTEMNCLLVKGAVPGKKGGYLKITDSRSMKWKEAPPFPTYFPTLDDMIKDEELVFRPATKETIVNSSDKKILPKVISSEESINLINLQKQLIQRRISRKQQQQQNQ, encoded by the exons ATGGATAAAATTAGTCAAGTTATGAGAAAAATGCCAATTAAtggattttcaaataatataatatcgATGAATCAAAGAAATGGTAAAGCAAGTTATGCAGGTACATGGATTATTCCAAAACCATCATTTGGACAAAAAGCAATGGAAGCACCATTTAGACGTGATACAAAATCAGGATGGACAAAAGTTAGTCATCGTGTTGGTGCAATTGGTAAAAAGGTTGGTATGTTGACAACCTATATTGGTGATATTGCTTATCCAGTCACAGTGATtcaattaccaaataatCAAGTGAcacaaattaaaagaaaagtCAATGATGGTGTTGATATGATTCAAGTTGGTGccgatgaaattaaattaaaaaatgtttcaAAAACATTACAAGGTCATTTCGCAAAAGCAAATGTACCACCAAAAAGAGTTTTAATGGAATTCCGTGTCACTAGAAATGCTATGAACTTGGAATTGGGTACTCCAATCTTACCAAAACATTTCTTACCTGGTCAATTAATCACCGTTAAAGGTACAAACACTGGTAAAGGTTTTGCTGGTGGTATGAAAAGATGGCATTTCAGTGGTCAACCTGCAACTCATGGTGTTTCTTTAACTCATAGAGCAATTGGTTCTACTGGTTGTAGACAA acACCAGGTAGAGTATTTAAAGGTAGAAAAATGCCAGGTAGATTAGGTGGAAAGAGTTGTACAGTTAAAAATTTACAAGTACTTAAAATCAATACAGAAATGAATTGTCTTTTAGTTAAAGGTGCTGTTCCAGGTAAAAAAGGTGGATATTTAAAGATCACAGATTCAAGATCAATGAAATGGAAAGAAGCTCCACCTTTCCCAACTTATTTCCCAACTTTAGATGATATGATTAAAGATGAGGAATTGGTTTTCAGACCAGCAACTAAAGAAACTATTGTTAATTCAAGTGATAAGAAAATCCTTCCTAAAGTTATTTCATCTGAAGAatctataaatttaataaacttacaaaaacaattaatacaAAGAAGAATTTCaagaaaacaacaacaacaacaaaatcaataa
- the purN gene encoding phosphoribosylglycinamide formyltransferase has translation MTFNICVLISGNGTNLQAIIDAIESKYLNVCIKVVISNKETAYGLERAKKASIETRVFSLQKYLKQDPINNTRSTYGLELAKIIREYSSIDLIVLAGWMIILPATFLKEFTDNKPTIDIINLHPALPGQYPGAHAIERAFNDFKENKIKHSGIMIHKVIEEVDAGEVILTKEIPILPTDTLESLEERFHQQEHKSLVESIKLLSTK, from the coding sequence atgacatttaatatttgtgtaTTAATATCAGGTAATGGTACAAATTTACAAGCAATAATTGATGCAATTGAaagtaaatatttaaatgtttgTATAAAAGttgtaatttcaaataaagaaaCAGCTTATGGATTAGAGAGAGCAAAGAAAGCATCAATTGAAACACGTGTATTCTCActtcaaaaatatttaaaacaagATCCAATCAATAATACACGTTCAACCTATGGATTGGAATTAGCAAAGATCATTAGAGAATACTCATCGATtgatttaatagttttagcCGGTTGGATGATTATATTACCAgcaacatttttaaaagaatttacaGATAATAAACCAACCATCGATATAATTAATCTTCATCCAGCATTACCAGGTCAATATCCTGGTGCACATGCAATCGAACGTGCtttcaatgatttcaaagaaaataaaataaaacattcaGGTATAATGATTCATAAAGTTATTGAAGAAGTTGATGCTGGTGAAGTTATCTTAACAAAAGAAATTCCAATACTTCCAACTGATACATTAGAATCTTTAGAAGAAAGGTTTCATCAACAAGAACATAAATCATTAGTtgaatcaataaaattattatcaacaaaataa
- the smc6 gene encoding AAA ATPase domain-containing protein yields MSKRKLGHDGNSHELDEEEEEEEEDDDDELIHSTQDQDRPHKQQRVENGKQMTPTKQHQQQQQQQPISNGRLKKLKAQSSDEESGSSEDDDEDVEDVDSSGSDSGSSDDDDDDDDDDDDDDGNSEDEREAVRREQQLKSGVTEPEAGIIESITLENFMCHRHFKLDFCSNVNFIAGENGSGKSAVLIALIVCLGAKAGFTNRGSKLSDLVKAETNTAVITVKLRNQGQEAFKPEKYGKSVIIERRISRTGSSGYKVKDYNGKTVSDKFNDVSLILEQFNIQIDNPMSILTQDTSRQFLNSAGPQDKYKSFLMATQLDKMTKDYTTIREHIDKIKDMLSQKVVVIQELEKKVREYNKEYKDLQQMVGLERKISEFKNQLAWSFVVESEREAKRKEKQVAEAEERSFDNDIRKVDETIETYNKSIEDIKKDIKEFTDQIKIQEQKKETNNREILTIEREEAKIQTQIEANNKKRQQRKQRRHLQLQSINEIKERNAQLANNQSKLDEIKKKGQQKLQLEARKEELIKEKEDLMRDRENLKRDHQNQRTITQQMNREYEGLRVQLNNLRSTQKGENQAYGKGMTDFLHKIEASRRNFSKLPIGPIGLSLKIKNESWAFAIESAISKATLRNFLVFSIPDGITLQKLGHQFGIKVDYTKIPETTEVYKTVEHDELDPSLATVLRVLDSPSHFIINFLIDTKKVEQIGLGNDRKEIDSVLYTDRCPRGLSQFFDPQGNNYSKTKSGNPFYQAAKNSGEATMLRVNSDAAIQRTQRDMESKLPALNQQKKIEQELSSDVQAIEHKISQNDQDQNQCSRKILQITNEIKSIEDTLVQQTDDYSELEIGLASLDEEIKSMDEEINIQKAQRTEVAAQKGPFAENNRALDDQIDVLSNQLGNIENNLRKFNEGLRKLNNNKQALLQQQGRSAQERDQFKAEYQRILEIVKEKTDKATQICERIEIPTNETNTTLTNKIIQYTKQLEKESRGKRSRTEALKLFQDANNSLKEISEQRDNIEELATILERNLNERYKKWQRFRLSISRRSDQYFNIFLSKKGYTGSLTFDHQNGKLDINVELQKALPSNQNGTAKGDTKGLSGGERSFSTVSLLLAFWENMECPFRAMDEFDVFMDEVNRSISINLLMSKAEENRSKQYIFVTPLALNHIKTSEYVKVFRVRAPVRTGGDVTVETD; encoded by the exons atgtCCAAGAGGAAGTTAGGGCATGATGGAAATTCCCACGAATtggatgaagaagaagaagaagaagaagaagatgatgatgatgaattaattcattCAACACAAGATCAAGATAGACCACATAAACAACAAAGAGTTGAAAATGGAAAACAAATGACACCAACAAagcaacaccaacaacaacaacaacaacaaccaatttcaaatggtagattaaaaaaattaaaagctCAATCAAGTGATGAAGAGAGTGGTTCaagtgaagatgatgatgaagatgttgAGGATGTGGATTCATCTGGAAGtgatagtggtagtagtgatgatgatgatgatgatgatgatgatgatgatgatgatgatggtaacTCTGAAGATGAAAGAGAGGCGGTTAGAAGAGAACAACAATTGAAAAGTGGTGTAACAGAACCTGAAGCTGGTATCATAGAAAGTATAACATTGGAGAATTTCATGTGTCATCGTCATTTTAAACTTGATTTCTGTTCAAATGTAAATTTTATTGCTGGTGAAAATGGTAGTGGTAAAAGTGCAGTTTTAATTGCATTAATCGTTTGTTTAGGTGCAAAAGCTGGTTTTACAAATAGAGGTAGTAAATTATCTGATTTAGTAAAAGCTGAAACAAA tactGCAGTAATTACAGTTAAATTAAGAAATCAAGGTCAAGAAGCATTTAAACCAGAGAAATATGGTAAATCAGTTATTATTGAAAGAAGAATTAGTAGAACTGGTTCAAGTGGATATAAAGTTAAAGATTATAATGGTAAAACGGTTTcagataaatttaatgatgtaTCATTGATTTTAGAACAATTTAATATTCAAATTGATAATCCAATGTCAATTTTAACTCAAGATACCAGTAGACAATTCTTAAATTCTGCTGGTCCACAagataaatataaatcattCCTTATGGCAACACAATTAGATAAAATGACCAAAGATTATACAACAATTAGAGAAcatattgataaaattaaagatatgtTAAGTCAAAAAGTTGTT gTAATTCaagaattagaaaaaaaagttagagaatataataaagaatataaaGATTTACAACAAATGGTTGGATTAGAGAGAAAGATTAGTGAATTTAAGAATCAATTAGCATGgagttttgttgttgaatcaGAGAGAGAAGCAAAGAGAAAAGAGAAACAAGTTGCAGAAGCAGAGGAGAGatcttttgataatgatattagAAAAGTTGATGAAACCATTGAGacatataataaatcaattgaagacATTAAAAAggatattaaagaatttacagatcaaattaaaatacaGGAACAAAAGAAAGAGACAAACAATAGAGAGATATTGACAATCGAAAGAGAAGAGGCAAAGATTCAAACTCAAATTGAAGCAAACAATAAAAAGAGACAACAAAGAAAACAACGTCGTCATCTTCAACTTCAATCGATTAATGAAATCAAAGAGAGAAATGCTCAATTGGCAAATAATCAATCGAAATTGGATGAGATTAAAAAGAAAGGTCAACAAAAACTTCAATTGGAGGCAAGAAAGGaggaattaattaaagaaaaagaggaTCTAATGCGAGATAGAGAGAATTTAAAGAGAGATCATCAAAATCAACGTACAATCACCCAACAGATGAATAGAGAGTATGAAGGGTTGAGAGtacaattaaacaatttaagATCAACTCAAAAAGGTGAAAATCAAGCCTATGGCAAAGGTATGACCGATTTTCTTCATAAAATTGAAGCAAGTCGTCGTAATTTCTCAAAGTTACCCATTGGACCCATTGGTTTAAgtttaaagataaagaatgAAAGTTGGGCATTCGCTATTGAATCGGCAATCTCAAAGGCTACACTTAGAAACTTTTTGGTATTTTCCATTCCAGATGGTATTACCCTTCAAAAGCTGGGTCATCAGTTTGGTATTAAAGTTGATTATACGAAAATACCCGAAACCACTGAAGTCTATAAAACTGTGGAACATGATGAATTGGATCCATCTTTAGCTACAGTGTTACGTGTTCTCGATTCACCTTCtcatttcattattaatttcttaatTGATACTAAAAAAGTTGAACAAATTGGGTTGGGTAATGATCGTAAAGAGATTGATTCTGTATTGTACACTGATAGATGTCCACGTGGGTTATCTCAATTCTTTGATCCACAAGGTAACAATTATTCCAAAACCAAGAGTGGTAATCCATTCTATCAAGCTGCAAAGAATTCTGGTGAGGCCACCATGTTACGTGTAAATTCTGATGCTGCTATTCAACGTACTCAAAGGGATATGGAATCGAAATTACCAGCATTAAATCAACAGAAAAAGATTGAACAAGAATTGAGTAGTGATGTTCAAGCCATTGAACATAAAATCAGTCAAAATGATCAAGATCAAAATCAATGTTCTCGTAAAATCCTACAAATCACTAATGAGATTAAATCGATCGAAGATACATTGGTTCAACAAACTGATGATTATTCAGAGTTGGAAATTGGTTTAGCTTCACTCGATGaggaaattaaatcaatggaTGAGGAGATCAATATTCAAAAAGCTCAACGTACTGAGGTTGCCGCTCAAAAAGGACCATTCGCTGAAAATAACAGAGCATTGGATGATCAAATCGATGTTCTTTCCAATCAGTTGggtaatattgaaaataatttaagaaAATTCAATGAAGGTCTTAGAAAACTcaataacaataaacaaGCATTGCTTCAACAACAAGGTAGAAGTGCTCAAGAAAGAGATCAATTCAAAGCTGAATATCAAAGAATTTTAGAAATTGTCAAAGAGAAAACCGATAAAGCCACTCAAATTTGTGAACGTATTGAAATACCAACCAATGAAACCAATACAACACTCACCAATAAAATCATTCAATATACAAAACAACTAGAGAAAGAGTCCAGAGGTAAACGTTCAAGAACTGAAGCTTTGAAACTTTTCCAAGACGCAAATAATTCCCTCAAGGAGATTTCAGAGCAACGTGATAACATTGAAGAATTGGCAACCATATTGGAAAGAAATTTGAATGAACGTTATAAGAAATGGCAACGTTTCCGTCTTTCAATCTCTCGTAGATCCGATCAAtactttaatattttcttatCAAAGAAAGGTTACACTGGTTCGTTGACTTTTGATCATCAAAATGGTAAATTGGATATCAATGTCGAACTTCAAAAAGCTTTGCCTTCCAATCAAAATGGTACTGCCAAAGGTGATACCAAAGGTTTGTCTGGTGGTGAACGTTCTTTCTCAActgtatcattattattggcCTTCTGGGAGAATATGGAATGTCCTTTCCGTGCAATGGATGAATTCGATGTTTTCATGGATGAAGTAAATCGTTCAATCTCTATCAATCTTTTAATGTCAAAAGCTGAAGAAAATAGATCAAAACAATATATTTTCGTTACACCTTTAGCACTAAATCATATTAAAACCTCTGAATATGTTAAAGTTTTTAGAGTTCGTGCTCCTGTGAGAACTGGTGGTGATGTAACTGTTGAAACTGATTAA